Below is a genomic region from Gillisia sp. Hel_I_86.
GGAGATCGAATTTGTGGGTGCCAGAAAGGAAAGTTATACAGAAGACAGTAGAAATCCTGTTGTAGAAAATGGAAGTTTGGAAGACGACCAAAAAAGGCGCGATTTTACGATAAACTCGCTGGCGTTGAATTTAGAAAAACCGCATTTTGGAGCGATGGTTGATCCCTTTAATGGTATCGAAGATTTGAAAAACCAACTGCTTCGAACCCCACTGGATCCAGGTATCACGTATTCTGATGATCCTCTTAGGATGTTAAGGGCGATACGTTTTGCCACGCAACTTCATTTTAAAATTGAACCAAAATCCTTGGCTTCAATTTCCAAAAATAAAAATCGGATCAAGATCATTTCCAAAGAACGGATCATAGACGAGATCCACAAGATCCTTCTCTCAGAAAAACCATCTATAGGATTTGCATTATTGCACAAAACTGGGCTTTTGCCCCTAACCTTTCCGCAGTTGACCGCCTTGGAAGGAATTGAAGAAATAGAAGGTCAAAAGCATAAAGACAATTTTTGGCACACGCTGGAAGTTGTGGACAATATTTCTAAAAATACCGATGACCTTTGGTTGCGGTGGGCGGCATTGTTACATGATATAGGAAAAGCACCCACCAAAAAATTCCATAAAAAGATTGGATGGACCTTTCACGGGCATGAATTTGTTGGTTCAAAAATGGTGTACAAGCTTTTCAAGCAAATGAAAATGCCATTGAACGATAAGATGAAATTAGTTCAGAAACTCGTTTTAATGAGTTCCA
It encodes:
- a CDS encoding CCA tRNA nucleotidyltransferase, whose product is MPKNKNYKSALKHPIFKIISQAAGNLNLKSYVIGGFVRDFLLDRGQPKDIDIVAIGSGIELATEVSKLLPNNPKVQIFKTYGTAMLKAFDLEIEFVGARKESYTEDSRNPVVENGSLEDDQKRRDFTINSLALNLEKPHFGAMVDPFNGIEDLKNQLLRTPLDPGITYSDDPLRMLRAIRFATQLHFKIEPKSLASISKNKNRIKIISKERIIDEIHKILLSEKPSIGFALLHKTGLLPLTFPQLTALEGIEEIEGQKHKDNFWHTLEVVDNISKNTDDLWLRWAALLHDIGKAPTKKFHKKIGWTFHGHEFVGSKMVYKLFKQMKMPLNDKMKLVQKLVLMSSRPIVISDENVTDSAVRRLVFDAGDDIEDLMTLCEADITTKNPKRFKKYHNNFKKVREKIKEVEEKDHIRNFQPPVSGEEIMSFFNLKPSREIGVIKEAIKEAILEGEIPNEHEAAKAYMLKKGKELGLKPSAEKSPENKGKIS